The Ornithorhynchus anatinus isolate Pmale09 chromosome 1, mOrnAna1.pri.v4, whole genome shotgun sequence genome includes a window with the following:
- the LOC100087707 gene encoding G-protein coupled receptor 35-like, which translates to MNGSNNWSNTPSRENETSSSITTYVCITIVFSVGLVFNVFALWVFCYKMKKWTETRIFVINLAAADLCLIFSGPILLYSMKESNQQEDNAWCRTSQSIYLINKQMSIYIVTLIAVDRYFAIKYPLKAKIFRSPLKAAITCGVFWILVIVSVILLLISSKLYKSNFCFGKRRMRDIRLRVFSLLIFFIPLLILTFCSIQVISSLIKKKKMEAREETLIQKAVYIVSANLIIFLICFLPQHILLLVQLWDKQNVFLERSNLGILLTTSYQLAYINCCLDAVGYYFVAKEFQEASGLIRFTQRRLETDIKSSCTVHRTVHLTLTD; encoded by the coding sequence ATGAATGGCTCAAACAACTGGAGCAACACCCCGAGTAGAGAGAATGAAACATCTTCCTCCATAACCACATACGTTTGCATAACCATAGTCTTTTCTGTTGGACTAGTATTCAATGTTTTTGCTTTGTGGGTGTTCTGCTACAAAATGAAAAAATGGACAGAAACAAGAATATTTGTGATTAACCTGGCTGCCGCGGATCTCTGCCTCATCTTCTCCGGGCCTATTTTACTATATTCCATGAAGGAAAGTAATCAGCAAGAAGATAATGCCTGGTGCAGAACCTCTCAGAGCATATATCTCATCAACAAGCAAATGAGTATATATATCGTCACCTTGATCGCTGTGGACCGCTACTTTGCCATCAAATATCCCCTAAAAGCCAAAATATTTAGGTCGCCTCTCAAGGCTGCTATCACCTGTGGAGTCTTTTGGATCCTAGTGATTGTTTCTGTGATTCTTCTACTCATCTCCTCAAAACTTTACAAGAGCAATTTTTGTTTTGGAAAACGGAGAATGAGAGATATAAGACTAAGAGTATTTAGCTTGCTAATATTTTTTATCCCACTTTTAATTCTGACCTTCTGTTCAATACAAGTCATTAGCAGCCTaatcaagaaaaagaaaatggaggcacGTGAAGAAACTTTAATCCAGAAAGCTGTCTATATAGTTTCTGCAAATCTGATCATATTTTTAATCTGTTTTCTACCACAGCATATACTATTGCTTGTTCAGCTTTGGGACAAACAAAATGTATTCCTTGAAAGAAGCAATCTTGGGATCTTATTAACTACATCTTACCAGTTGGCATATATCAATTGCTGCCTGGATGCTGTCGGTTATTACTTTGTAGCTAAGGAATTCCAGGAAGCTTCTGGCTTGATCAGGTTTACTCAAAGAAggctggagacagatattaagtcaTCCTGTACTGTACACAGAACTGTTCATTTAACTTTAACTGATTAA